A stretch of DNA from Hydra vulgaris chromosome 03, alternate assembly HydraT2T_AEP:
GCAATGGGGTGCaattcaaaaagaagaaaaagatgtaaaaatggAAATTTACAAGAGCGCTAGCCGTTGCACAGTGGATCATTGTTTGCAAAAATcccaaaaatgaaaatttcaaaatctcaTTTTTTGCTTTAGAATATTCAACTTGGATGCTTATTTACCAAGAAATCATTTTTGTTAATCCGTTAGTCAGTTTTAAAAGTTCACTAAGAACATCAGGTAAATAAATTTggttattttgtataaaaaatacttacaaaagACGTTCCAAAATTAAATAGCTTTCAAAATGCCATTTGTACCATCaggatttacatttttagatacAATATCAAATATGCCTAAAgcaaattatgtaaaaaaaaaaataaaaaaaaaacttgttttatagtATAGCAtgtttgcttatttattataagtttgcGCCGTAAGTTGTTAAGAAAGGAACTAAGTGAAGAAAGGAACTATACCCCACTTTTATAGTCCTtaccttttcaattttttacacctttattgcaattttgaaacttatctagatttaaatttctaaaaataaatactcctttaaaaatttaaacattcgGATTAAATCAGTTCTACCGCGTCTTATTTCAAGTATTGTTAAATGAGGTATTTTAGATTTCATAATGTAATAAGATGTCCGAGAAATGGCGCGGCGTTGAATTTGTTCGCGTACTTCTATATCTTTTTTCAAACGTGGTAAGCAGACgcgttttttaatctttaaaagtcTCAGTTAAggcttttttgaataaaaattttttagctttaaaaaactttgaaacgTCTAAAAAATTGATAGTAATAGAACAACTGCAATGAATGAAAGAGATGTTTTTAGTATGCAAGAAAGAAAGagagaaacaacaaaaaaacaataaacaatataagCATTATAAGTGGACTAAACTAAAATGACAGATAAAGACagaaaagatatttataacaaCGGTAAAATGAATTAAGTCGCTTGAAACTGAATTgtattgtaaaaagtttaaactttcacaaagaacttttttgatagaaaaataagaACTTTTATTAATTCTCAAAAGAAAGAGAAAGTAAAGGGTTAAACAAAGATAACagttaaacaattaaaagatataagtAAGGgagttaacaaaaatacaaaagattACAATCAAACAATGGTTAATTCCTTCCCTTCGGAAAAAATTTTATCCTTCTCAATTCGCTTTTGTATCTGGTCCTTATTGCGGTACAACTAACGCTCTAATGGTAGTTATTTGGACCTTAAACAATCTCTTATCATCAGGTGGGTATGTTCGATGTATTAGTAtcaaaaaagcatttgataaatttCTTATCTAGCTATcctaaaaatgaatttaaattaccaGACACTGTTTTAACATAGAACTTTTACATTACCATTAACTTTAGCATAGAACATATACCGGACACTTTTATATACCGGACACTTTTATATACCGGACACTTTTAACTATAGAGCCACCTTAGCATAGTTTAAATCGTATTTATTTCACCGTTctcaaaaagtaattatttccAGTGAACTCCACTAGTGGTATTAGTCTCATGGACTAATATTAAAAGTGGAGTAGTAGTGTTTGGACGATTTCTCTTCGCCAAGATTGTCAACGGTCGGTCCTTGACCAATCCAGAAGTCTCTTAAATTGTACGCCCATGACACTTCACTATTACATCATGTAGGACGCAATGACTCAGATAATTTGCAGAAAGAAATTAATAACTTTCTAATTTGGTCATTAAGTGCTAAAATTCATGTCAATGACGCAAAAACTCGATTGATTTCTCCATGGAAGGTTTTGTCAATATTTGTTACTTGCAGTAAGTTAGAAACCCAACCCTTATTCAAACTCCTCAGTGTGACATTACAAAATGATCTTAAGTTAAACACTCATTTCAAAAACATCCATCAGAAATGTTAAGCTAGAATGTGTGCTATTAATCGCTTGGCATCATTTGACATTCCTCCTGATTTATTATGGTATAATAATGGTACTTATCTTGCCTTAGCCTCTTTGCATATGGATTACGCTTAGCCCGTGTTTTGCAATATCTCTTACtctaaattcataaaaattttgaccatAAAGAAACGTATAGAAATTATATGTAACAAGCGCCCGTGTTCAAATCAACCCTCAAAGCAACTTGAAGACATCTGgcttagattaaataaaaaagttgccCAATTGAATGATCACCAACTTCAAACATTGTTTTTAGTTAGACCTATAATGAGAAATTTCAGGAACTTGTGTAAGCTGCAACTTCTCAATTAAAATCAACTTGATTAATAAAACCTTTTGCGGATTTTTGTAAATTCTCATAAATACCTAgttgttgtatttatttataaaggaaatgataataataataataataataataataataataataataataataataataataataatagtaataacacaCTAAGGTTATCAGGCAAATCGGAATTGATTATCAGGCAAATCGGAAAAATTAGCTGAGAAAGTTCAACAACGCCATCAGCTAATCGATATCTTTTTGACTAAAACCAAAAATCGACCAAAAGTCGCGCGTCTAATGCTATAACCGTAGGGCTATTTAAATCAGACTATGACgatataacaacaaaaattttcaatgcATTTGGAGTCAACAGCAGAGTCAATTACTGGAATGAACTGTGTTAGTTTTCATTCCAGTAAGAAAAATAACACAGTTCATAGCTTTAAAAGCATCTCGGTCATAAGTGCTTCAGAAATGTAGACACCGCAATGTTAGTAAATTCTAAGGCATATCCTgtcgcaaaaataaaaaactcgtTCACAACAGGAGGAATTGGTATACGGAGAGAAATAAAGAAACTCAACGATGATTCTCAGGCTGCTGATGAACTGGATATTTATCCACAAGCGTAAAGGAAAAATCTGCGGCATTAATGTTCAAAAGTCAAGCGAGCAACATTGAAAGGTATTTGCCACTCCAGCAAGCACCCTCGCACAACATTACAAACGTCTTCTTACATCATGCAAACTCCAACCGCTTAAAACACGACCCACAAGTCAAACCAAAACAAAACCAATTTTGCTACAGAAACCATTGTTTTCGGACTACTTTGCAACATTTAAAGGCACTATTTGCAAATCTCTTTCATTTCTGGGTCAATTACCCTTTGCCACTGAACAGTGACAAGCGCTATTTGAACTTGTAGTAAAACTTTCCTCTATCAACCAATCTGAATGGctgaatgtaattttttttttctaagaccTGCTTTAGTTATACATTAGACACTGCCATAGCTGGTTATCAGCTGTACAAAACAGACCGTGATGGTAGAGGAGGCGATGTTGCAATCTACATCATAGTTAGACTCTTTAACAGTAAAGTCTTTACACTCACCTTTAAAACTTTACACTCACCTTGTCATCCGTGGACCAAAATAAAGCATAATCTACTTTGAAAATGAATCAGTATAGCGACACACTTACCCAGATCCTGGTCTAGTGAAGTTGATGAGCTTAACAAGAACACACATAAATCCCAAAATCATCATCAGCTTGTCTGGAATAAAGCAAAATTCATCACACATAACTTTTGAAGTTATACTAACCAATGTCTATGTAAACAACCTGTAGAGTTGGTTATTTCGCATATACAATAAACCGGTAAAATTGCACATTCATCAACAACAATCTCATTTACAgcttagcaaaatttttaggTCCCATTGAAGTTTTAgatgaagtaaaattaaaacgtACTGTTTAGGCTTTGCTACCGGTAGAGATTCTCACGCAAAAATACGCAATGAACATCGAACATTATTGCATGTGGCTAAAATGGTCATTGCcatcatttttcattttgaacAATAACTTCTAAGCAGTTTCATGGATTTCCTATAACATCTTAACTCACACGTAAAAATGCaagatcaaaataaatattttgtagtcTGTTTTGATGTTGCCAGCGGTGGCAATATCAAAACAGACTATAAAGTTACAAGCGccacaattaaaaattatttttattgagctTTTATCAATAAAACCACAGGTCTATCCAATTTTTGAGAACAACATCAACTTGTAAAATCAATGAAAGTTCATTTACATTTGCTGCTATAGCGGAAAACTACTTTTTTTGCCTTGACGAAACTTAATCTAAAAAACTGGATGGATTACATCCACTTGTCTTAAAAACTGTGCAAAACCTTTTGTAGTAACTCTTGCATTgcaatttatttagatttttattcaaaactagTGATGTCCCAAATCTCTGGCGTAAATCAAATGTCAcgcttattttcaaaaaaggtaaaCACACAACTTCGTAACTGCAGGCCAGTATCTCTCATTTCTGTACCGTGCAAGGTGTTGCGTTAGTTTGCTAACGCAGCAGCCAGTTggtttcttgtttttatatatatagagagaaaGCGCTCCTTTCTCGCCCTCTTGCTCTTGCTCTTGCTCTTGCTATTTTACTCTCTTGCGTTTATATTACAACGTGTGACTTGGCGTATTCACTTGGCGTGATACAAGGGTTTATTGTAAATAACGAGTCGTATCTTCAAGAAATATATTGTAAAGTAATCTTATCTACGTGATTTATTACTAGAGTCCCTTCTAAACCCTTTACAAGGTCATGGAGagaattataaaagaaaagattataaaacgcTGCGTAATACACAAACTAATTTCAAAGTCTCAAAATGGATTTGTAAATCATAAAGACTGCCTTATAATATCTTGCGAAATACTCATAAAGTATACTGTAATCACCTCGTTGACATAATTTTAACAGAATTCGTCTCTGACTTCGTTCTTCGACCAATGCTATTTGCGCACTTTGTCAATGACTTACCAGACTGCATCACTAACGGATTTCAATTTGTATTTCAATGATAACAAAATCATTAGAATTATTGATATCAATCCATCATCCTATGATTATGAAAACTGCAAACAGACATCAACAGCGCTTTAAATTGGTCGTACTGATTTATGTACTTCAACGTTGAGAAGTGCATAATTATTCACGTTGGTTGTCGAAATAACAAATAAACACACAACACGGTTTCGGAGACAAGTTCCAAAGTTAACCATAATGtgggaaaaatataaaaaaacaagtaaaaataagaatacaaaaaaaaaaccaaaaaaaaaaattgttaatttaaaataaacttaaacttcTGCATCATAAAAACAGTACTACTATTAAtctttatgaaagtttttttttttgccagcCGAATTGTTTATAAGCAAAATACAAAAGATTTTGTGCAAGAATTCAACGCTATAGTGAAATGCTTAATTTTGACATGTATAGTTTCTTGGCTAAATTTTATGGAAACTATacatttcaataataaaacttgtgttattatacttattttctggctcaatttattgttaattgttgcaaaacatttttctttgatttatctataaacatacttaagtttgaaATTTATTCTATGTCTGAAAGCTATTCAAACATTACAAAATCTGTCACAATCGCTGGCTCAAGAAAAAGGAAGCCGTTCTAATCATAGATGTTCTTAAATCCGTAGCTTATAAACATCATATGATGAAAATACAGCTagaatacttttaaagaaaaaatctaatttttttcttaatttcataaaagtttttaataaaacttttaaaatgttttgtatcaGTTCTTTTCAGTTCATGTTCAattcctttattttaatattataaaaattacgcAGTGTTTGCCAGGACGCTGGGCTTAAAAAAAGAACAGTTGAGGATAAACTTTAATCTCTGTGTTCTGTCTTCTGACGAGGAGATCAATTcaatttattctaaatttattgCTTAAACACTGCCCAGCTTTTTTTACGGTAGTGATATAGTTGGCATGGTTGCTTTGTGAACAAAAGTACATCGGAGTGTGAACAAAAATACATCGGCGAATCAAAAACGAAAATAGCAACAAGAACaaaacaacaccaaaaaaatgtttaaagaaaaaaaattttaaagaaaaattagaacaatCTGCAATTCGGCATCATAAAACTAAATGCTCATGTTGTATAAAATGGGATCAAGTAAAGACGTTAAAAGTAgaaccaaaaaatttaaaagaaaagttcgAGTGGCAATCGAAATTCAGTTCAACATATGCGGACCTAAAATGGAGGTATAAATTTAGATGATGGTCAATATGTAAAAACGCAATTCTGGTCGCCATATTTTTTATACCTACGTAATATTAAAGAAGCCATTAAAGCGAACTTTAAAGAAGCCATTTAAAAGTGACGTTATCGtttgtttgtaatttaatttaattaataatttgtaattaaagctGAAGATGCTAGTATCAATAATCTAGCAAAAGTTTCTTagatagaataaaaaaaattagtattgagagaattcgtatttattgatgttcatatatttaatatatatatatatatatatatatatatatatatatatatatatatatatatatatatatatatgtatatatatatatatatatatatatatatatatatatatatatatatatatatatatatatatatatatatatattctcttcTGATGTTGATGCATCCGCGTACTTACctgcatttttgtttcacctaTGTAAACTTTGGAGCagttgcattttattatataggttCCAGGTTGGCTGTTACTtagtagttttgttttgttttttgatgttaataaagATCTTAAATTTGGGTTTGATTTAAATACTGCTCTGTACCCTgctttttggaatatttttcgAAGTTTCGGTGAAAGGCCTGGTACCCAAGGTAAAGACACTACAGGAAGGTTGTTGCATTCTGAtggaattttgtttttattttgtcttttttgatgaaattggtGTGTAATATTCCTCAATAGCTTTTCATCGTAcccattttcaataaacatgtcaattaaaaaaatttatttcgttTTGCAAATGATATTTACTACAGATGGAGTAAGCTCTGTGGAGAAAAcctttaaatagtttttgttttgttttcaacttcaattgtGTATTGTATTTCAGAATGTTGTTGATTTAAACTGTTTTGCTTATTTGATGTTAGGAAATCTTGCATGACTATCGTCAACGTatcttaaaaatgattttagattAAGTGCAGGATTTTTCGTCAAAGccattttaattgcattattttcatGGAATTGTAGAAAAGACTCCGCAAGAACAACCATGAAAGAAAGTCCGATTGGTCCTGAGTTTTCCATTACGTGAATCTCATTGTTCCAATGAAAATAACATTGATATAAGCAAAGTTCTATGAGTTGCTTTATTTCAGGTATACTTagttttgttaagtttttatatgataaattgTTTGGCTTCTTTTAACGGAATTGACGGGTACAAATTTACAACATCATAAGACACTTGAATACCATTGTTGGCGACATTCcaattttcagctttttttataaagtcaaaagagttttttaatcgTGTCGGATTTTCATTTAAGACTGGTTGTATTGTCTTAACTAAGAATTCTGATATTTCGTGGTTTGGTGTGCCAATGGTAGAAATAATTATTCTCATAGGGTACGAATTTTCTGGTTTATGAGCTTTTATTACTCCATACATCCAAGGTGGGATAGGATCACTTGGATATATTTTTTCGTATTCCTCTTTAGAAAAAcgctgttttttatttagttttgaaagaaatcttctaatttttgcCGCGTAACTGGCAGTAGGGTCTTCACTAATAATTTTTGTCGGACCAATTTGTTCACGGATTTTTTCTAAAGCTTTAGAATGTTCAATTCTTACAAAACCTGTTCCTTTGTCAAACGGGTATAAAGCAATGGTTTCATCgttttttatttctctaaaaGATATTCTCTGTTCTTTTGTcagattgttatttatttttttctccgTTTTTAgtattcttaaaacatttttccttAAATTTTGTGCGTTTTCTACTTTGTTGTTGTATTCTAATTTTAACGCAGAAGACTCTGTTGTTGTTATAATATCCATGTATAGTATCGACTTTAAAGATGGTGCAAAATTTGGACCAAGGTTTAGAAAATCATTGTGACTTATGGAAATATCGGTATCGCAAAGGTTTAAAACTTCGtcctttttatattttgttgtttttctcGCAATATCTTTTCCATTTGCATGTTCACTTTGAagtatgttaaacttttttattaatcgttcttttgatttaataaacatGCTTTCCCTtgatttttcagttattttttctaatttaatataGTCTTCTTcattaagttt
This window harbors:
- the LOC136078602 gene encoding uncharacterized protein LOC136078602, with translation MSSFKFLITVKYRAEIYKSTEQLQSLKKSVAKSKNQYIFLQKCEKHKFIPKSLRINSPIKSKRAVGIIFRFRFELLICIKNDSKKRFFNLMNDVKKLQNFLKCKLNEEDYIKLEKITEKSRESMFIKSKERLIKKFNILQSEHANGKDIARKTTKYKKDEVLNLCDTDISISHNDFLNLGPNFAPSLKSILYMDIITTTESSALKLEYNNKVENAQNLRKNVLRILKTEKKINNNLTKEQRISFREIKNDETIALYPFDKGTGFVRIEHSKALEKIREQIGPTKIISEDPTASYAAKIRRFLSKLNKKQRFSKEEYEKIYPSDPIPPWMYGVIKAHKPENSYPMRIIISTIGTPNHEISEFLVKTIQPVLNENPTRLKNSFDFIKKAENWNVANNGIQVSYDVVNLYPSIPLKEAKQFII